In the Candidatus Poribacteria bacterium genome, TCAGGGGCATTGAATTTCGGGTCGTGCGATAGGGGTGGCTGAGGATAGCCAGTGCTTTGAACGAATTTCTGATAGCGGGCATTGGTTACCTCATACATATCCATATAAAATGCGTCAAGGGTAACGGTATGCACGGGTTGTTCGTCGCTATCCCCGATGGTGGAGCCCATCTGAAATGTCCCCGCAGGAATCAGCACCATTGTCGCACCATCAACTTCCGAGACAATTTCTATGGCTGATTCAATGCCAGTGGTAGAGCCGTCCTCGCTTTGTCCGCACGCGTAAACACTAAGAGTGACGATGGTAATGAGAAAGATTCCTGCAATCCTCATAAACCTTCTGCGACTTGTGTAGCGGTTTCGACGATCCAAGCGTGTTCTCTCTCATAAACCGTCCGTAGATCCAGCCAAAAAAGACCGTCCTTGATTCTGCCGATGACGGGGATTGTGGCGTTTCGGAACTGTGCTGCGAGCATTTCAGCGGAAATTTCGGAAGGTTCAAGGACGAGAGCGACGCTCGGCAAGGTCTCAACGGGAAGGGCACCGCTCCCGATTTGTCCGTAGGTTTCCGAAACCTGAATGTTAACCTTCTCCCCGAAGAACGTTTCCAGTTGCATCTTAAGTTCTTTTGCAAGGGCGTGGAGATCTTCTATCGGTCGCGTATAGCGATTGAGCATCGGAAACTGTTCAGCCATGGTGGTGCTATCGGTGAGGTAGAGTTGGAGTGTCGCTGACAAACCGGCAATAATGAGTTTATCAACCCGAAGTGCGCGCATCATCGGATTTTTACGCATCTTTTCGATCCATTCCGCTTTACCGACGATGATGCCTGCCTGTGGTCCACCGAGCAGTTTGTCACCGCTGAAAGTGACAACATCCACGCCACTGGCGATGCGTTCTCCGACAAGGGGTTCGTGCGGAAGTCCATATAGTGTCATATCAACGAGTGCACCGCTGCCAAGATCCTCCATTGTAGGGACACCGTGCTTGGCACCGAGTTCCGTCAATTCTTCCATCGAGGGCGTTGACGTGAAACCGAGGATTTTGTAATTGCTCGGATGCACCTTGAGCAGCAGTCCCGTATTTTCATTGATAGACTCGGCGTAATCTCGGAGATGAGTTCGGTTGGTGGTCCCTACCTCTCGAAGGATTGCACCGCTTGCTGCCATTACGTCAGGAACTCGGAACGCGCCACCGATTTCGATGAGTTCTCCGCGTGAGACGATCACCTCTTTGCCGCGTGCCATGGTTTGCAGCGCGAGCAAAACCGCGGCGGCATTATTGTTAACGACTGTAGATGCCTCACAACCTGTCAGCTGCTGTAAGAGCGGTTCGGTTATTCTATCCCGATGGCCTCGCTCACCTGTTGCAATGTCGTATTCGAGGTTGACATAGTTTTGCGCGGCTTGCTGGATCGCTTCACACGCAACGTCGCTTAACAACGATCTGCCTAAGTTGGTATGTGTAACCGTGCCTGTTGCATTGACGACGGGACGCATGCGAGGGGCTGTTTTCGCCGCAAGTTTCTGGAGTGTCCGTTCGGCGTATTCCGTGTGTTCTGGGAGTTGTGTCTGGTTTCCGCTTAGAATATCGGCTCGGATGTCAGCGACAACGGCGCGCAGTGCGTCTGTCACGAGATCGCGCGTGTAGATGGCTTGCAAGTCAAGCATCTCCTGGGTGTTCAGGAGCTTTTCGATGGCGGGTAATTGCTGTAGGAGGTTTTTTGTGTTATTGGTTGTCAAGATGGTTTCCAAGGGTAGCGTTTTGTTTTACAGTATTGAATATATTAATTGAGTGCCATTGATTTATAACACAATAGAAACCCTCTTACCGCGGGTATGATCGGATTGTTTGGGCCAAAGCAAATTCCAAAAAGGCGATTGCCTGCTCGCGGGAAACAGAAGGGAATCCTTCAAGAAAATAGTCAAGACTTTCTCCGGCTTTTAGATGATCGATGAGTGCTTTTACCGGAACACGGGTGCCCGTAAATACGGGTGTCCCGCCGTGAATCTCGGGGTCTTGGTTTATCACTTGCTCGGGTTTCATCAATCTTCGGGCAGGAGACCCCACCCTTTAGGTTGAGGAGGAATGCCCGCTCCTTTTTGTAAAATAAACTTTTTGTCTTACACAATGCCTAATATAGCGTAGTGTAAGGTTGCGAGTTAGGCTGCTGTTTCGCTCTCCCCGTGTGCGACTCGTGTAAAGCTACGGCACAATAGGATTTTATCTATATCTGCGTTCAACCTTGTCTCCATAAACATGTCTCTGAATTTCGTTTTTTTCACTGTGTGATTATAACAATATGACTTCTTGCCTACAAGATTCTTCTATCGATCATAAACATTCCTACGATGTTTGATTCGATAAACATTAACATGGGCCTGCTGATCGTTTATTTCATAAAGAATTCGGTACGCCCCGACCCGTATTCGCCACTTTGAACCTGTCTGTCCTGTTAGTTTAACAACGCCTTGAGGTCGGGGTTCATGGATCAATCTCTCAAGGGCAGCATTAATACGTTGGACAACGTCTCTGGGCAATTTCCGTAATTCTCGTTCTGCTTGACGTTCTAAACGGATGGTGTAAAGCGTCGGTGAGTTCAAAGTTTGCCTTCTTTTTTCAACTCGGCTTGAATCTCCCGATAGTCCCGAAAGTGGGTCTCGCCTTTTGCTGCAGTGTCCATGTCTAAAATGTCTTCTAAATCTTCAAGGTGCTGCATGAGAAGGCGGTACTCCGGCATCGACAGGACAGCAGCGGTTTTTTCACCTTTATGGTTGACAAGATATTGCGGATTGATATTAAGCATAAATGTTCTCCTATCCAAGTCTTTAGGTTTCTGGATTTCCTATGTTAGTATAGCATATTGTCGGAACGTTGTCAAAGGCATTTTGGGAGAACACTCTGACGAAATTCAAGGCCTTCTTTAAGTACTAAACTTTGGACAATTTTTTTTAGATACACATTTCGCCCCGCTGGGGCTTAGGTCTTGTGGATGCACGGCTTCTACAGACATCTCGCCCTGCTGGGGCTGCCCTTAGGACATCCAAGTTTATTTTTCTGTAAGTTGGGTTTTCAGAGGAACTTTGGAAAAATTACGGATACGGATGCGCAGGCTAACAGCCTACGCTACAATTGTCCAAACTTTAGTAAGTGTAAAAGGAACAAAGTTGATGGCAATTATGGAGAAATATGACAGATCTATAGGTTTAATCCAACTTACGCGCTGATACTCAGGGGTTGAGTAGTGGTTCATAACTGTTGGTGTGTTCATGAATCCGTTGGCGTTCGCGATTGACATCGGGATCTGCACGGCGGGGAATACCGGTGATTGCATCGACGGACTCGTCCGCCTTGAAACGTAGATAGAGTTTTTGCGATTGGGCGGCGAGTGACGGGTTCTTGAGCGCACGGTAACAGCGCATCATGTTGTAGTGTGCGTCCAAATCTTCTGGATCCACAGTGAGCGTCTTCTGGAATTCAGCCAGCGCGGTTTCGTAGTTGCGTTTCAGGAAGTGCATACGTCCAAGTTTATTCCGAACACGCGTGTCGCGTGGGAATTGCGCAGCGGCGTGCTGGAGATGTTCGATCGCTGCATCATAATTGCCATCCGTTTCTTGAACGAGGGCATAAAAGTAGTGGACTTTTGCGCGATGTGGATTTTCAGGGGGTAGCGTCTTCTGAATCTCAAATGCTTTTTCGAGCATTACTTCTGCACCTTGCATGTCTCCTTCCTCAATTCGGGCTCTTGCTACATTTACCCACCCATCGAGGTATGTTGGCTCTATCTCAGTTACCTTCAGGAATGCAGTCTCTGCGGCTTTCAGGTCGCCTTGCAGGAGAAGCCCGATGCCGTAGTCGTTCCACCTTTCGCGAGCGTTTTCAAGCTCTGATGGGGGCGGTACAGGGTTGATGCCTACTACCTTTAAAGTTGTTTTGGCGGATGCCATTTCGATAATTGGCAGGTTCGGGATCGCCTTGACTTTCCCCGCGACATCTGAGGTATCACCCGTCCAGACCCATTTACCGTCATCGTAACCTTTATCTACCTGAAAATCTGTGTCCTCTGGGTCGCGCACACCGGCGTAAGCCCACTGTGTGTGCCACCAATTGAATTTACGGTAGTTGAGTTTCGCCTCCACTATGAGACGGTCCCCACAATCGGGTGGGATTTCGAGCCGATAGCGGACAGTATCGGCGGCACCGGGTGGGATTGTGTTTGAATAGAGCACAGTTCGCATTGCCCAGGCGTTTCGTTTATTAATTAGGTTGCCGTGTGCATCAAGCATATAGGCGCGGTAAAAATGCGCGCTCGGATCGACCGGTCCGTTTCCATCGGGCGCAGCGATTCTGCCGTTCCAGAAAACGACTTTTCCGTTTTCATCGGTGGCTTTTACCTCCAGCCAGATGTCGAAGGCATCGATCGTGCCAGTGGGGAAACGGTGTCCAACACCTCGTGTGCGGACTACGACATCAATCCGCGTGTCTTTACCTCGTGCGATTTCAGTCCCACTGCTTGGAATCGGTGTGCCGTCTTTGAAGAGATCCAACGTTACTACTTTATTCTGCAAAAACTCTGTTACAATTTTGAGTTGCTCTGGATGTTGATTCACAAAGGGTAATGCCGTGTTTGCTGCCGGAAAACGGTGGTTATGAACCTTGCCATTGATATTCCCCGCATCTGTAGAGGCGACAAGTGGCATGTGACAATCGACGCACTTTTTCGCCGTTTCGGGATAATAGAAGGACAACGCGCCTTGGTGAGAGACACCGCTTTTCTGCCACTGATCATAGTCGTTGAAGCCGCGTACCCATCGAAAATTGTTGACCGGTTCGTCCAGATGCACTTTATGGCAGGTTGAACAGAACTCAGCCGTGTTTTCACGATGGAAGGGTTTGAGGAAACTCTTTTTGTGGGGTTCCGGGTCAAGTCGGATGAGGTAGTTATGCAGATTGCGGATGATGGGATTCTCACTGGCAGCAATGTCGTGCAGTGGTGGATATTTAATCACGTATCCACTGTTCCCCATTGTGTCTTTGACTTTTTCGATGGAGTGGCACGCCGTGCAGGCGAGTCCTGCTTGCGCTGCAGGGGTGTGGAGGTTTTCACGAATAGGTCTGTCCATCACGCCGTTAAGTAGGATTGCTGGATCATGGCACCCGCCGCACCACTTAGAGGGTTGAATGCCGTTGACCTCCTGCATATAGACGATTGATTTACGATACCACTGGTTGTTGAAGGAGGAGAAGTGATGCGCGGATTCGTTCCACTGCCGATAGATGTCTGGATGGCATCCCTTGGTGGCGCAGGTCTCCGATGTGAGAAAGAAATCGGTTGGAATCAGCGCACCCGTCTCTGTTTCGACGGATGCGGGAAAGAAGTGCCCGGTCGTGCCGCCGCCTTCTTCGTACATACTCGTTGGAGGGAGTGCGGGGTTTTCGACGAGATAGGTTTCGTTCGGCAGATAGTGTTGCGTAAGTTTCGCACCTATCGGGAAAAGGACGACAACAACCAGCACGCCGATGTTTATCTTTTTCAGCAATGGCGTAAGGAAGGCATGATCTCTCAGCAGGTGAATGCAGAGAAGAACACTCCCCGCGCTTATACTGACGATGTGTGTGATGAGTAGCCACCGATAGGGGGTTGTTGCACCGACAATCATCAGATAGCTGCCACTGATGATGCCAACAACTATACCAATACTCCCTACCTGTCCGAGTCTTGAGATTCGTTTCAATTGTCGGTAGAGGTAGATACTGAACGGAATTATTAGAAGAACACCAAGTCCAACGTGGAGTAGAACGTTGAAGATATAAAAAAGCGTTGGTTCACCGAAGCTAAACAGATACGCGCTGTTGAGCAGCAGGATGAGGAAGACACAGAAGAAAATTTTTCGCATTTTTTAAGTTGTAGTACACTGCTATAGCTGCTTGGCTGAGTAGATTATTGATCCTTGATGGGGTCTGTAGGTCGCGGGAGTAGCTCTCCGTATTGTTTGAGGAATTCTTCTTTGGACAAGGTCTGACGGTTCACCCGAACCATTGCACCATCAGGCAAATCAACAATGAATGTCTCTGGTGGTATGGTGTGGTTCACTTTGAAATCCTTTACCTCCAGCGTCTGCCGGGAAATTATAGGGTACGTCGCTTGGAAGTCGAGCCAAGCATATTCATTAAGGACTGATTTGGGGAACCAGATTTCTCCGAGTTTCTGATAGGAGACTGTTGTGCGGTCGATAGTGAGTGCCTCCATCGGAATATCGCTGTCCAGCGCATCTACGGGACGTGGAAATTGGCTTTCATGTTTGAGGTATCGAAACCCTCGCTCGGGTGCGATCCAAATCTTTTCAGATATATCTCCCTGTTTTGCTTCCAAGACGTAACATAGTGTTCCGTTGATAAACTCGCGTCCTGTAATATGAAAGTTCTCGCTCTTAAGATAGGTCGCTAAATCTTTGTGTCCTAAGGTGAGCCAATGTCTCGGATCCATTGGTGATTTAATTACAACAGGTGCCTGGGGTCCCGGATTAAAGTAGTAATTAGGGTGCCTTTTGGCGTGCGGATCAATTTCCCAATATGCCATTGGTGTAAGTATTACAGTTGTTCTCGGTGAATCGAAGCGAGTATTTTCTGAGTCAAAAGTGATACGCTCCTTAGAAATATGGAGATCATCATCGAAGGGAGGTTGCCCATCGGTATAAACGACTTCTCCTTCACCAGATTTGAGCAGTGCATGGTGATGTTTGATGGCTGCTAAAAGTGCCTCGAAATCAAGTGCATCTTCTGCTATGTCTTGTGACGGTGTTTCCTGTGCGAATGCTGTTGTGAGGCACGCGAAAAAAGCAAAACAGAAAAGTAGGAAACGATTCGGCTTCATATTTAAAACAAACATCGTTTTACTCCTAATCTCTCTTAAGCAAGGTTTATTGAGATGTTCCGCCGTAGGTAACCCGCATCGGCAGGGGTTCCATCAGTTCAGAGATCCATCCGCCGCGCAGTAGCGGATTTTCCTCCACACCTGTCACTTTCAAATATGAGACATAGCGCGGAATTTTCTGACGTGATGCTTCGTGGAAAAGCCGCTTTACCTCTGCCCACGTCTCATCGCGCCAAGCAGCAATCTCAGGAGACTTCCGTGCCATTCCATCTGTACTTCGCAGTTCGGTGTAGAGTTCCACCGCTTTGGTTAAGTTCGTGTGAATTTCCTCCTCAAGCACCGGAATTTTTTCTTCAATTTCAGCGAGCGTCAATCCAAAGAACCGTTCTTCTTCAGGCGCAGTATCGGTTTCTATATCAGTGAATGGAGTGATTTCTTCAGTCTGTACCTCCGCTTCAGAAAATTGTGTATCTTCCGATATGAAATCTCCAGAATCTATAGACACATCGGAATCCGTAGGTGTAGAAACGATCTGTGTTTTATCAATGTCTTGGTTCGTTTGCGCCTTTTGCTTGTCTGCAGACTGGGTCTTAGCGCGCTTTGCTGGCACGGTAATCTTATAGATCTTTATCGTTTCTTGCGGCTGATTTGCTCTGTGGACCAGAATACCAAAGAGGACCACTACGCAAAGCAATACGCCTCCCCAAAATAGTTTCGATTTAAACATGATAAAATGCTCCTTAACGTAGCACAGAGATAAATTCTGATTTGATAGCAGAATTTGTGTGTGGGTAGGAGCTGCAGTTATTTTACTAAACAACTCCAGCAAAGTCAAGACGAAAACAACACAGGGTCATTAACATGAACAGTCAGATTTCCTACAGCTGCCCGTAGCGTTTGAGGAATTCCTGTTTGGTCAATGCCTTACTAATTCCATCCACCTTAATCATGGCATCCTCAGGAAGGTCAACAGTGAATGTCTCTGGTGGTAGGTCGTGATTCAGTTTGAAGTTCTTTATTTTCAGCATCCGTTGGGAAATTATGGGATCCGCTGGCTTGAAATCGAGCCACGCGTATTCAATAAAGACGGCTTTAGGGAACCATATCTCTCCGTGTTGCTGATAGGTGATTGTCGTACGAAAGACGGTGAGAGCCTCCATTGGAATATCGCTATCCAGAGCGTCTACGGGGGTGGGTTGTTGGATTTCATATTTTAGGTGTCGGAATCCACGTTCGGGTGCGATCCAAATCCTTTTAGATCGATCCTCCTGTTTTGCTTCCAAGACGTAACACAGCGTCCCGTTGAAAACTTCACGACCTATGATATGGAAGTTGTTTTCCCTTAGATAGGTTGCTAAACCTTTGTCTACCCAAGTGAGGAATCGTCTTGGATCCATGTGTTCGTGATATGATTGAGGTTTCGTGCTAAAGTAGTAGTCAGGTTTTCCGTTACGACGGACGATTTCCCACATTGTGGTTGGTGTAAGGATAGTCGTTCTTCTTGGTGAATCGAAACGAGTATTTTCTGAATCGAAAACGATGCGAAGCGTAACAATACGAGGATCAATATTGAGTGGGGGTTCTCCAGAGATATGAACAACTACGCCTTCGCCGGATTTAAGCGGTGTATCAGTTTGTTTGATGGCTACTAAAAGTGACTCAAAGTCAAGAGTTTCTTCTT is a window encoding:
- a CDS encoding tetratricopeptide repeat protein gives rise to the protein MRKIFFCVFLILLLNSAYLFSFGEPTLFYIFNVLLHVGLGVLLIIPFSIYLYRQLKRISRLGQVGSIGIVVGIISGSYLMIVGATTPYRWLLITHIVSISAGSVLLCIHLLRDHAFLTPLLKKINIGVLVVVVLFPIGAKLTQHYLPNETYLVENPALPPTSMYEEGGGTTGHFFPASVETETGALIPTDFFLTSETCATKGCHPDIYRQWNESAHHFSSFNNQWYRKSIVYMQEVNGIQPSKWCGGCHDPAILLNGVMDRPIRENLHTPAAQAGLACTACHSIEKVKDTMGNSGYVIKYPPLHDIAASENPIIRNLHNYLIRLDPEPHKKSFLKPFHRENTAEFCSTCHKVHLDEPVNNFRWVRGFNDYDQWQKSGVSHQGALSFYYPETAKKCVDCHMPLVASTDAGNINGKVHNHRFPAANTALPFVNQHPEQLKIVTEFLQNKVVTLDLFKDGTPIPSSGTEIARGKDTRIDVVVRTRGVGHRFPTGTIDAFDIWLEVKATDENGKVVFWNGRIAAPDGNGPVDPSAHFYRAYMLDAHGNLINKRNAWAMRTVLYSNTIPPGAADTVRYRLEIPPDCGDRLIVEAKLNYRKFNWWHTQWAYAGVRDPEDTDFQVDKGYDDGKWVWTGDTSDVAGKVKAIPNLPIIEMASAKTTLKVVGINPVPPPSELENARERWNDYGIGLLLQGDLKAAETAFLKVTEIEPTYLDGWVNVARARIEEGDMQGAEVMLEKAFEIQKTLPPENPHRAKVHYFYALVQETDGNYDAAIEHLQHAAAQFPRDTRVRNKLGRMHFLKRNYETALAEFQKTLTVDPEDLDAHYNMMRCYRALKNPSLAAQSQKLYLRFKADESVDAITGIPRRADPDVNRERQRIHEHTNSYEPLLNP
- a CDS encoding type II toxin-antitoxin system RelE/ParE family toxin — its product is MNSPTLYTIRLERQAERELRKLPRDVVQRINAALERLIHEPRPQGVVKLTGQTGSKWRIRVGAYRILYEINDQQAHVNVYRIKHRRNVYDR
- a CDS encoding DUF433 domain-containing protein encodes the protein MKPEQVINQDPEIHGGTPVFTGTRVPVKALIDHLKAGESLDYFLEGFPSVSREQAIAFLEFALAQTIRSYPR
- the selA gene encoding L-seryl-tRNA(Sec) selenium transferase, which gives rise to MTTNNTKNLLQQLPAIEKLLNTQEMLDLQAIYTRDLVTDALRAVVADIRADILSGNQTQLPEHTEYAERTLQKLAAKTAPRMRPVVNATGTVTHTNLGRSLLSDVACEAIQQAAQNYVNLEYDIATGERGHRDRITEPLLQQLTGCEASTVVNNNAAAVLLALQTMARGKEVIVSRGELIEIGGAFRVPDVMAASGAILREVGTTNRTHLRDYAESINENTGLLLKVHPSNYKILGFTSTPSMEELTELGAKHGVPTMEDLGSGALVDMTLYGLPHEPLVGERIASGVDVVTFSGDKLLGGPQAGIIVGKAEWIEKMRKNPMMRALRVDKLIIAGLSATLQLYLTDSTTMAEQFPMLNRYTRPIEDLHALAKELKMQLETFFGEKVNIQVSETYGQIGSGALPVETLPSVALVLEPSEISAEMLAAQFRNATIPVIGRIKDGLFWLDLRTVYEREHAWIVETATQVAEGL